One stretch of Leptospirillum ferriphilum DNA includes these proteins:
- a CDS encoding coiled-coil domain-containing protein — protein METVLFDTHAYIKKLESSGVSPVQAEAHAEALLEAFRGGLATKADVKESENALRADMQKMEAGIRADMQKMETGIRADMQKMETGIRDDMRKMETGIRADMQKMETGIRDDMRKMETGIRTDMQKMETGIRDDMRKMETGIRTDMQKMESTLKGEFNSLLRWIIALVIGLFAAQSALFLKMVH, from the coding sequence GTGGAAACCGTGCTCTTCGATACGCATGCCTATATCAAAAAACTGGAATCGTCCGGGGTTTCTCCCGTTCAGGCGGAAGCTCATGCGGAGGCCTTGCTGGAAGCTTTTCGCGGCGGCCTGGCGACCAAGGCCGATGTCAAGGAAAGCGAAAACGCTCTCCGTGCGGACATGCAGAAGATGGAAGCCGGGATCCGTGCGGACATGCAGAAGATGGAAACCGGGATCCGTGCGGACATGCAGAAAATGGAGACCGGAATCCGGGATGACATGCGAAAGATGGAAACCGGGATTCGGGCGGACATGCAGAAGATGGAGACCGGAATCCGGGATGACATGCGAAAGATGGAAACCGGGATCCGCACAGACATGCAGAAAATGGAGACCGGAATCCGGGATGACATGCGAAAGATGGAAACCGGGATCCGCACAGACATGCAGAAAATGGAGAGCACGCTCAAAGGGGAATTCAACAGTCTTCTTCGATGGATTATCGCTCTGGTGATCGGGCTGTTTGCCGCCCAGTCTGCTCTCTTTCTCAAAATGGTTCACTGA